A region from the Mycolicibacterium litorale genome encodes:
- a CDS encoding sensor histidine kinase — protein sequence MPATDLWEIGAWALACSIPVVLAGALIIRLARTWSLAVSMVVLVLIPVLATFTGVLGASGFMITQTFEPIAVVLVVVAVVTIPGAVMLGRYQARRTVWEQEIRDSERSAEMSRRRLVAFVSHDLRTPLAGIRAVSEAIADGLVDGDEVRAHAKHIEQESIRLSEMVDDLFEMSKINAGAVQPAFDRVALDEVVDDVLAAHRIAAERAGVQLRAELPDKPVRVLGSDRALVRVLSNLVANAIAHTPEGGRVQLALGSDEDVAWARVDDTGVGIDEADLPRVFDVAYRGSNDRVPREDSSLPSGSGLGLAIAAGLVQAHRGTLSAHNLDTGARFEVRLPLA from the coding sequence GTGCCGGCAACTGACCTCTGGGAGATCGGCGCCTGGGCGCTGGCCTGCTCGATACCCGTGGTGCTGGCCGGTGCGCTGATCATCCGGCTGGCCCGGACGTGGTCGCTGGCGGTCAGCATGGTGGTGCTGGTGCTGATCCCGGTGCTGGCCACGTTCACCGGCGTGCTGGGTGCCAGCGGGTTCATGATCACCCAGACCTTCGAGCCGATCGCGGTGGTGCTCGTGGTCGTCGCGGTGGTCACCATTCCCGGCGCGGTCATGCTCGGCCGCTATCAGGCCCGCCGCACCGTATGGGAACAGGAGATCCGCGACTCCGAGCGGTCCGCCGAGATGTCGCGCCGCCGGCTGGTCGCCTTCGTCAGCCACGACCTGCGCACCCCGCTGGCCGGGATCCGCGCGGTGTCGGAGGCCATCGCCGACGGGCTGGTCGACGGGGACGAGGTACGCGCCCACGCCAAGCACATCGAGCAGGAGTCCATCCGGCTCTCGGAGATGGTCGACGACCTGTTCGAGATGAGCAAGATCAACGCCGGTGCGGTGCAGCCGGCCTTCGACCGGGTCGCCCTCGACGAGGTGGTCGACGACGTGCTGGCCGCGCACCGGATCGCCGCCGAACGCGCGGGCGTGCAGCTGCGCGCGGAGCTGCCCGACAAACCGGTGCGGGTGCTCGGCAGCGACCGCGCGCTGGTGCGGGTGCTGTCCAACCTGGTCGCCAACGCGATCGCCCACACGCCCGAGGGCGGGCGCGTGCAGTTGGCGCTCGGCTCCGACGAGGACGTGGCGTGGGCCCGCGTCGACGACACCGGGGTCGGGATCGACGAGGCGGATCTGCCGCGGGTGTTCGACGTCGCCTACCGCGGGTCGAACGACCGTGTGCCACGCGAGGATTCGTCGCTGCCCAGCGGGTCGGGCCTGGGACTGGCGATCGCCGCCGGGCTGGTGCAGGCGCACCGCGGCACGCTGTCGGCGCACAACCTCGACACCGGTGCGCGGTTCGAGGTGCGGTTGCCGCTGGCCTGA
- a CDS encoding glycosyltransferase family 2 protein, translating to MPECPVTVVLPCLDEAASLPAVLSALPDGYRALVVDNNSTDGTAEVARRHGADVVFEAQPGYGAAVHAGVVAAGTPVVAVLDGDGSLDPRELPALVAELDHGAQLVVGRRRAVPGLRWPWHARLGTAAVCWRLRHRHGLAVHDIAPMRVARRDDVLALGVRDRRSGYPLELLVRAAAAGWRVVERDVTYGPRTGGKSKVSGSLRGSAVAALDFWRVIE from the coding sequence ATGCCCGAGTGTCCGGTGACAGTGGTGCTGCCCTGCCTGGACGAGGCTGCGTCGCTGCCTGCGGTGCTGTCCGCGCTGCCTGACGGCTATCGGGCGCTCGTGGTGGACAACAACAGCACCGACGGCACTGCGGAGGTGGCGCGGCGTCACGGCGCGGACGTGGTGTTCGAGGCGCAGCCCGGCTACGGCGCGGCCGTGCACGCCGGAGTGGTGGCGGCGGGGACGCCGGTGGTGGCGGTGCTCGACGGCGACGGTTCGCTCGACCCGCGTGAACTGCCCGCGCTGGTGGCCGAACTCGACCACGGCGCGCAGCTGGTGGTCGGCCGGCGGCGTGCGGTGCCGGGGTTGCGCTGGCCCTGGCACGCCCGCCTGGGGACGGCGGCGGTGTGCTGGCGTCTGCGGCACCGGCACGGGCTGGCGGTCCATGACATCGCACCGATGCGGGTCGCCCGACGCGACGATGTGCTGGCGCTCGGTGTTCGCGACCGCCGTTCCGGGTATCCACTCGAACTGTTGGTCCGTGCGGCCGCCGCGGGCTGGCGCGTCGTGGAACGCGACGTCACCTACGGTCCCCGCACCGGCGGGAAGTCGAAGGTCAGCGGCTCGTTGCGCGGCAGTGCCGTGGCCGCGCTGGACTTCTGGCGGGTGATCGAGTGA
- a CDS encoding DUF3140 domain-containing protein produces MARHVEVDDDLWNEFHRVVNMTSRELLDWLRTRDATEGGEELPDQAGTQTGRHVLEILGKRRGDLTGDDEHVMRRVVERVHAERRADLEPTAGQENWRHRLMSIGHDPLKPPR; encoded by the coding sequence ATGGCCCGACATGTCGAGGTCGACGACGACCTGTGGAACGAGTTCCACCGCGTGGTCAACATGACGTCACGTGAACTGCTCGACTGGCTGCGCACCCGCGACGCCACTGAGGGCGGCGAGGAACTGCCCGACCAGGCCGGGACCCAGACCGGACGGCATGTGCTCGAGATTCTCGGGAAGCGTCGGGGCGACCTGACCGGCGACGACGAGCACGTGATGCGGCGGGTGGTCGAGCGGGTGCACGCCGAACGGCGCGCCGATCTGGAGCCGACGGCCGGGCAGGAGAACTGGCGTCACCGGCTCATGTCGATCGGGCATGACCCGCTCAAACCGCCACGTTGA
- a CDS encoding response regulator transcription factor, with translation MTRVLIADDDTVVRDVVRRYLERDGLEVAIARNGTEALRLLGTERIDVAVLDVMMPGPDGLTLCRTLRQRGDHTVPVILLTALGEEDDRIAGLEAGADDYLTKPFSPRELALRVRSVLRRTPAPVGAVPVDLRVGDLIVSTAARSVTVDGRPVSLTNREFDLLLFFLTHADTVFSREELLKQVWRWEFGDLSTVTVHVKRLRSKLGDQHRVQTVWGRGYMWSEAAGAREGQSTGAGN, from the coding sequence GTGACACGGGTGCTGATCGCCGACGACGACACCGTCGTGCGCGACGTCGTGCGCCGCTATCTCGAGCGCGACGGCCTGGAAGTGGCGATCGCGCGCAACGGCACCGAGGCGCTGCGCCTGCTCGGCACCGAGCGGATCGACGTCGCGGTGCTCGACGTGATGATGCCCGGACCCGACGGCCTGACCCTGTGCCGCACCCTGCGCCAGCGCGGCGACCACACCGTCCCCGTCATCCTCCTCACCGCGCTCGGCGAGGAGGACGACCGCATCGCCGGTCTGGAGGCCGGCGCCGACGACTACCTGACCAAACCGTTCAGCCCCCGCGAACTCGCGCTGCGGGTGCGGTCGGTGCTGCGCCGCACCCCGGCGCCGGTCGGCGCGGTGCCCGTCGACCTGCGGGTCGGTGACCTCATCGTGTCCACGGCCGCCCGGTCGGTCACCGTCGACGGCCGGCCGGTCAGCCTGACCAACCGCGAGTTCGACCTGCTGCTGTTCTTCCTCACCCACGCCGACACGGTGTTCAGCCGCGAAGAGCTCCTCAAACAGGTCTGGCGCTGGGAATTCGGCGATCTGTCCACCGTGACGGTGCACGTCAAACGGCTGCGCTCGAAGCTGGGCGATCAGCACCGGGTGCAGACCGTCTGGGGCCGCGGCTACATGTGGAGCGAGGCCGCCGGCGCTCGTGAAGGCCAGAGCACCGGTGCCGGCAACTGA
- a CDS encoding TIGR04282 family arsenosugar biosynthesis glycosyltransferase: MTHVPVTALVVAKAPVPGEAKTRLAATIGFELAAVIAAAALLDTLDAVLAAPVSARVVALTGDLDQVHQPDVLRAKLADFTVVDQRGDSFAERLAHAHADAAAAVGDRPILQIGMDTPQVSADLLARCGQTLLGSDAVLGPASDGGWWLLGVRTAALADCLRDVPMSRSDTGELTRRALQDRGIDVVMVDELADVDTADDVERVRRSCPPGSRFAFATAAAGL, encoded by the coding sequence GTGACGCACGTGCCGGTGACCGCGCTCGTGGTCGCCAAGGCCCCGGTGCCGGGCGAGGCCAAGACCCGGCTGGCGGCGACGATCGGGTTCGAGCTGGCGGCGGTGATCGCCGCGGCCGCGCTGCTCGACACGTTGGACGCGGTCCTGGCGGCACCGGTGAGCGCGCGCGTCGTCGCGCTGACCGGCGACCTGGACCAGGTGCACCAGCCCGACGTGCTGCGCGCCAAGCTCGCCGACTTCACCGTCGTCGACCAGCGAGGTGACTCGTTCGCCGAACGGCTGGCCCACGCCCACGCCGACGCGGCCGCCGCGGTGGGGGACCGCCCGATCCTCCAGATCGGCATGGACACCCCTCAGGTGAGCGCCGACCTGCTGGCCCGCTGCGGGCAGACGCTGCTCGGATCCGACGCGGTGCTGGGGCCGGCGAGCGACGGCGGGTGGTGGCTGCTGGGCGTGCGGACGGCCGCGCTCGCGGACTGTCTGCGCGACGTGCCGATGTCGCGCTCCGACACCGGTGAGCTCACGCGGAGAGCGTTGCAGGACAGGGGGATCGATGTGGTGATGGTCGACGAGCTCGCCGATGTTGACACCGCGGACGATGTCGAACGGGTCCGGCGGAGCTGTCCGCCGGGCAGTCGGTTCGCGTTCGCCACCGCGGCGGCGGGTCTGTAG
- a CDS encoding molybdopterin-dependent oxidoreductase, translated as MGPDKPRWRSPLRGVWLTSVLGAVLLATLPIVTLTGLLSYIAYGPRLGQAIPADVGWLKLPTFDWPTDPAWLYQSTQGLHVGLGLVLIPVVLAKLWSVIPKLFIWPPATSPAQLLERLSLLMLVGGVLFEIVTGVLNIQYDYLFGFSFYTAHYFGAWVFIAGFVVHIALKIPRMRAGLRSMSLREVLRTDRRGTRPQAPDADGLAPADPDPPTISRRGALALVGGGALLMAVLTAGQTIGGFTRQAALLLPRGRSYGDGPNAFQINRTARAAGITAADTGAAWRLTLRGGPRPLVLSRAALEALPQHTARLPIACVEGWSTAQTWSGVRLRDLAALAGVPAPASALVSSVERRGAFTRARLQANQIRHPDSLLALRVNGAELSLDHGHPARVIVPALPGVHNTKWVATIDFEGR; from the coding sequence ATGGGTCCCGACAAGCCCCGGTGGCGCAGCCCACTTCGCGGAGTGTGGTTGACCTCGGTGCTCGGCGCGGTGCTGTTGGCGACGCTGCCGATCGTCACGCTGACCGGTCTGCTGTCCTACATCGCCTACGGTCCGCGTCTCGGTCAGGCCATCCCCGCCGACGTCGGGTGGCTGAAGCTGCCGACGTTCGACTGGCCCACCGATCCGGCGTGGCTGTACCAATCGACCCAGGGCCTGCACGTCGGGCTCGGCCTGGTGCTGATCCCAGTGGTGCTCGCCAAACTCTGGTCGGTGATCCCGAAGCTGTTCATCTGGCCGCCCGCGACGTCGCCCGCCCAACTGCTGGAACGGCTTTCGCTACTGATGCTCGTCGGCGGGGTCCTGTTCGAGATCGTCACCGGCGTGCTGAACATCCAGTACGACTACCTCTTCGGTTTCAGCTTCTACACCGCCCACTACTTCGGGGCCTGGGTGTTCATCGCGGGCTTCGTCGTCCACATCGCACTCAAGATCCCGCGGATGCGGGCCGGGTTGCGGTCGATGTCGCTGCGCGAGGTGCTGCGCACCGACCGGCGCGGCACCCGCCCGCAAGCGCCCGACGCCGACGGGTTGGCACCGGCCGATCCTGATCCGCCGACGATCAGCCGCCGCGGCGCGCTGGCCCTGGTGGGCGGCGGTGCGCTGCTGATGGCCGTGCTGACCGCCGGACAGACCATCGGCGGGTTCACGCGGCAGGCGGCGCTGCTGCTGCCCCGCGGCCGCTCCTACGGTGACGGCCCGAACGCCTTCCAGATCAACCGCACCGCCCGCGCGGCGGGGATCACCGCCGCGGACACGGGGGCGGCGTGGCGGCTCACGCTGCGCGGCGGTCCGCGACCCCTTGTCCTGAGCCGCGCCGCACTGGAAGCACTGCCGCAGCACACCGCCCGGCTGCCGATCGCGTGTGTCGAGGGCTGGTCGACCGCCCAGACGTGGTCCGGCGTGCGGCTGCGTGACCTCGCCGCGCTGGCCGGGGTGCCGGCACCGGCGTCGGCACTGGTGTCGTCGGTCGAGCGGCGCGGGGCGTTCACCCGAGCGAGGTTGCAGGCCAACCAGATCCGCCACCCCGATTCGCTCCTGGCACTGCGCGTCAACGGTGCGGAGCTGTCACTCGACCACGGGCATCCGGCCCGGGTGATCGTGCCCGCGCTGCCCGGTGTGCACAACACCAAGTGGGTGGCGACCATCGACTTCGAGGGCCGCTGA
- a CDS encoding DUF3349 domain-containing protein — protein sequence MPNFLARIVAWITDGYPDGVPGADRVPLLALLRRRLTDEEVTAVAQTLIERGEFDHVDIAVMITSITDDMPAPADIERVRARLAARSWPLDDRREPEEDR from the coding sequence GTGCCCAACTTCCTCGCCAGGATCGTCGCTTGGATCACCGACGGCTACCCCGACGGCGTGCCCGGGGCCGACCGGGTGCCGCTGCTCGCGCTGCTGCGCCGCCGGTTGACCGACGAGGAAGTCACCGCGGTGGCGCAGACCCTGATCGAGCGCGGCGAATTCGACCACGTGGACATCGCCGTGATGATCACCTCGATCACCGACGACATGCCGGCGCCCGCCGACATCGAGCGGGTACGCGCCCGGCTCGCGGCGCGCAGTTGGCCGCTCGACGACCGGCGTGAGCCCGAGGAGGACCGATAA
- a CDS encoding DUF4383 domain-containing protein, giving the protein MTTSDRTAPRGRLRIAALSVGAVFLLVGLLGFIPGITTNYDQLTFAGHHSEAALLGVFNVSVLHNIVHLLFGVAGIALARSARTARAYLLGGGAVYAVLFVYGLVIDHDSAANIVPVNTADNWLHLALAVAMIALGLLLGRNRRPGATAVNADHPSPGSSPGMIN; this is encoded by the coding sequence TTGACCACGTCGGACCGAACCGCCCCGCGCGGGCGTCTGCGCATCGCCGCGCTGAGCGTCGGCGCGGTGTTCCTCCTCGTCGGCCTGCTCGGATTCATCCCCGGCATCACGACGAACTACGACCAGTTGACCTTCGCCGGCCACCATTCCGAGGCGGCGCTGCTCGGGGTGTTCAACGTGTCGGTGCTGCACAACATCGTGCACCTGCTCTTCGGCGTCGCCGGAATCGCGCTGGCGCGCAGCGCGCGGACTGCCCGCGCCTACCTGCTCGGCGGCGGGGCGGTGTACGCGGTGCTGTTCGTCTACGGGCTCGTCATCGATCACGACAGCGCCGCCAACATCGTGCCGGTCAACACCGCCGACAACTGGCTGCACCTGGCTCTGGCGGTGGCGATGATCGCGCTGGGACTGCTCCTGGGCCGAAACCGCCGCCCCGGCGCCACCGCGGTCAACGCCGACCACCCGTCGCCGGGTTCGTCACCGGGCATGATCAACTGA
- the cynS gene encoding cyanase encodes MTREQITAEIVAARLAKQLTWQQLADAIDKPVVWTIAALLGQHPVPVDCGKVVVDMLGLDESAIPVLAAVPMRGGLPTAVPTDPTIYRFYEVLQVYGGAIKELIHEQFGDGIMSAINFSIDVQRKPHSAGDRVVVTLDGKFLPYDWTAAEG; translated from the coding sequence ATGACGCGGGAGCAGATCACCGCCGAGATCGTGGCCGCTCGACTGGCCAAACAGCTGACGTGGCAACAGCTCGCCGACGCCATCGACAAACCGGTGGTGTGGACCATCGCCGCGCTGCTCGGCCAGCACCCGGTGCCGGTCGACTGCGGCAAGGTCGTCGTCGACATGCTGGGTCTGGACGAATCGGCGATACCGGTGCTGGCGGCGGTCCCGATGCGCGGCGGCCTGCCCACCGCGGTGCCGACCGATCCGACCATCTACCGCTTCTACGAGGTGCTGCAGGTCTACGGCGGCGCGATCAAGGAACTCATCCACGAGCAGTTCGGCGACGGCATCATGAGCGCCATCAACTTCAGTATCGACGTGCAGCGCAAACCCCATTCGGCGGGGGACCGTGTCGTGGTCACCCTCGACGGCAAGTTCCTGCCTTACGACTGGACGGCCGCCGAGGGCTGA
- a CDS encoding pyridoxamine 5'-phosphate oxidase family protein: MRREVTTVEELRAIVGHPNSYVANKVGPRLSSVQQDWLRAASLGFVATTDAQGHLDVSPKGDPAGFVHIIDDVTIAIPERPGNKRVDGYLNVLQRPRVGTVFVIPGRGDTLRINGSARVLADADYFDAMVVEGKRPILALEISVEEVFFHCAKAFLRSGAWKPESWNPTAVPSVAQLAKTFKPDLTQAQLDEYYSEDSMRRQLY; this comes from the coding sequence ATGCGTCGAGAAGTCACGACGGTCGAGGAACTGCGCGCGATCGTCGGCCACCCGAACAGCTACGTCGCGAACAAAGTCGGTCCGCGGCTGTCGTCGGTGCAGCAGGACTGGCTGCGCGCGGCGTCGCTGGGTTTCGTGGCCACGACCGACGCGCAGGGGCACCTCGACGTGTCCCCGAAGGGGGACCCGGCCGGGTTCGTCCACATCATCGACGACGTCACGATCGCGATCCCCGAGCGGCCGGGCAACAAACGCGTCGACGGCTACCTCAACGTGCTGCAGCGGCCCCGCGTCGGCACCGTGTTCGTGATCCCCGGCCGCGGTGACACGCTGCGGATCAACGGCAGCGCCCGCGTGCTCGCCGACGCCGACTACTTCGACGCGATGGTTGTCGAGGGCAAGCGGCCGATCCTCGCGCTGGAGATCAGCGTCGAGGAGGTCTTCTTCCACTGCGCCAAGGCTTTCCTGCGCTCGGGTGCGTGGAAGCCGGAGTCGTGGAACCCGACCGCCGTGCCGAGCGTCGCGCAGCTCGCCAAGACGTTCAAACCGGATCTGACCCAGGCCCAGCTCGACGAGTACTACTCAGAGGACAGCATGCGCAGGCAGCTGTACTGA
- a CDS encoding universal stress protein: MSSPTTLHGVAVGVDGSAAGKVAVDWAARTAALRGVPLTLANVLLPQDIRMWIEIPAPAEYMRWQTERSERIMAEAAALAEQAAGGRALHVVHKVVTGNPAGVLVALSGDADMVVVGSRGLGAWGRRLLGSVSSAVVHHAHCPVAVIHDEDPLTGDPDRAPVVVGVDGSDGSEHAIAIAFDEASRRGVDLVAVHAWNDLDYEFPDIKWVDYTDRGERIVAESLAGYADTYPDVTVRKVVVRDRPAHQLLLQSESAQLLVVGSRGRGGFAGMLLGSVSSEVVQSARMPVIVARSA; the protein is encoded by the coding sequence ATGTCCTCGCCCACAACGCTTCACGGCGTCGCCGTCGGTGTCGACGGATCGGCGGCGGGGAAGGTCGCGGTCGACTGGGCCGCCCGCACCGCCGCCCTGCGTGGTGTGCCGCTGACCCTGGCGAATGTGCTGTTGCCGCAGGACATCCGGATGTGGATCGAGATCCCCGCCCCGGCCGAGTACATGCGCTGGCAGACCGAGCGCAGCGAACGAATCATGGCCGAGGCGGCCGCGCTCGCCGAACAGGCCGCGGGCGGCAGGGCTCTGCACGTGGTCCACAAGGTGGTGACCGGCAACCCGGCGGGCGTGCTGGTCGCACTGTCCGGCGATGCCGACATGGTGGTGGTCGGCAGCCGTGGCCTCGGCGCCTGGGGTAGGCGGCTGCTCGGGTCGGTCAGCTCCGCGGTCGTGCACCACGCGCACTGCCCGGTCGCGGTGATCCACGACGAGGATCCGCTGACCGGTGACCCCGACCGGGCGCCGGTGGTGGTCGGGGTCGACGGCTCGGACGGGTCGGAGCATGCGATCGCGATCGCCTTCGACGAGGCCTCCCGGCGCGGTGTCGACCTGGTCGCGGTGCACGCCTGGAACGACCTCGACTACGAGTTCCCCGACATCAAGTGGGTGGACTACACCGATCGCGGTGAGCGGATCGTCGCCGAATCCCTGGCCGGCTACGCCGACACCTACCCCGACGTCACGGTGCGCAAGGTGGTGGTGCGCGACCGCCCGGCGCACCAGCTGCTGCTGCAGTCCGAATCCGCCCAGCTGCTGGTCGTCGGCAGTCGCGGCCGAGGCGGATTCGCGGGCATGCTGCTCGGTTCGGTCAGCTCCGAGGTGGTGCAGTCCGCGCGGATGCCGGTGATCGTGGCGCGCAGCGCCTGA
- the menE gene encoding o-succinylbenzoate--CoA ligase, with the protein MVAGRGPALLPTPAADADESARLGDALRVGAPIDADVAVVVPTSGTTGSPKGAMLTAAALRASAHATHTRLGGPGRWLLALPAHHIAGLQVLVRSVVAGERPVALPASFDPDDLVSAVARMGPGRRYVSLVSVQLDKVLRSPAATAALATFDAVLIGGGPMPPELAEKAAAAGIFVVRTYGMSETAGGCVYDGVALDGVRVRLDGSRIVLGGPTLATGYRNPVQPDPFAEPGWFRTGDVGALDEDGMLRVLGRVDDAISTGGLTVMPPLVEAVLSRHPAVADCAVFGVPDERLGQRVVAAVVVAAGAAAPTLAELRAHVAGELDATAAPRELHVVDEVPRRGIGKVDRRRLSAQYG; encoded by the coding sequence ATGGTGGCCGGTCGCGGTCCGGCGCTGCTGCCCACGCCGGCCGCTGACGCGGACGAGAGCGCGCGGCTCGGTGACGCGCTGCGGGTGGGGGCGCCGATCGACGCCGACGTCGCCGTCGTCGTCCCGACGTCGGGCACCACCGGAAGCCCCAAGGGCGCGATGCTGACGGCCGCGGCGCTCAGGGCCAGCGCGCACGCCACCCACACCCGGCTCGGCGGTCCCGGGCGGTGGCTGCTCGCGCTACCCGCCCACCACATCGCGGGGCTGCAGGTGCTGGTGCGCAGTGTGGTCGCCGGTGAGCGGCCGGTCGCGCTGCCCGCGAGTTTCGACCCCGACGACCTGGTGTCCGCGGTGGCCCGGATGGGACCGGGGCGGCGGTACGTGTCGCTGGTGAGCGTGCAGCTCGACAAGGTGCTGCGCTCCCCTGCCGCCACCGCGGCGCTCGCCACGTTCGACGCGGTGTTGATCGGCGGCGGCCCGATGCCGCCCGAACTGGCCGAAAAAGCTGCGGCCGCAGGGATTTTCGTGGTCCGCACCTACGGGATGAGCGAAACCGCGGGCGGGTGCGTGTACGACGGCGTCGCACTCGACGGGGTGCGGGTGCGTCTCGACGGCTCCCGGATCGTGCTTGGCGGGCCGACCCTGGCGACGGGTTACCGCAATCCCGTGCAGCCGGACCCGTTCGCCGAGCCGGGCTGGTTCCGCACCGGCGACGTCGGCGCGCTCGACGAGGACGGGATGCTACGTGTCCTGGGACGGGTCGACGACGCGATCAGCACCGGCGGCCTCACCGTGATGCCGCCCCTGGTGGAGGCGGTGCTGTCACGCCATCCCGCCGTCGCGGACTGTGCGGTGTTCGGCGTGCCCGACGAGCGGCTCGGGCAGCGGGTGGTGGCGGCGGTCGTCGTCGCGGCCGGTGCGGCGGCGCCGACCCTGGCCGAGCTGCGTGCGCACGTGGCCGGAGAACTCGACGCCACGGCGGCCCCGCGTGAGCTGCACGTGGTGGACGAGGTGCCGCGCAGGGGTATCGGCAAGGTGGACCGCCGGAGATTGAGCGCGCAGTACGGCTAG
- a CDS encoding class I SAM-dependent DNA methyltransferase, whose amino-acid sequence MLGNLYDRALDGERCWIRNGDGEVRTLPVRSWLGGRHADRLFDRAIVLLCEGPTIDLGCGPGRLVADLVRRGIPALGVDQSATAVELARRNGAPALRRDVFGVLPGLGRWQTALLADGNIGLGGDPRRVLRRAAELLRPGGRCVAEFDAEARGVHPHLVRLESSSAIGPWFSWASVGVDCAAELAAEAGLSMTGLHPVGRRMLATLAAP is encoded by the coding sequence ATGCTGGGCAACCTCTACGACCGTGCGCTCGACGGGGAGCGGTGCTGGATCCGCAACGGTGACGGTGAGGTGCGGACGCTGCCGGTGCGCAGTTGGCTGGGCGGCCGCCACGCCGACCGCCTCTTCGATCGGGCCATTGTGCTGCTGTGCGAAGGGCCGACGATCGATCTGGGTTGCGGCCCAGGGCGTTTGGTGGCAGATCTGGTGCGCCGCGGCATCCCCGCGCTTGGCGTCGACCAATCCGCCACCGCGGTGGAATTGGCGCGGCGCAACGGTGCGCCGGCCCTGCGTCGCGACGTGTTCGGGGTGCTGCCGGGTCTGGGCCGCTGGCAGACCGCGCTGCTGGCCGACGGCAACATCGGGCTCGGCGGCGATCCGCGCCGGGTGTTGCGGCGCGCCGCGGAACTGCTGCGGCCCGGTGGCCGGTGCGTGGCCGAATTCGACGCCGAAGCCCGGGGCGTGCACCCGCATCTGGTGCGTCTGGAGTCCTCCAGCGCGATCGGCCCGTGGTTCAGCTGGGCGTCGGTGGGGGTCGATTGTGCGGCGGAGCTGGCAGCGGAGGCCGGGTTGTCGATGACGGGGCTGCATCCGGTCGGGCGGCGGATGCTCGCGACGCTGGCGGCGCCGTAG
- a CDS encoding formate/nitrite transporter family protein, with amino-acid sequence MSYVNPAQFVTKMIDAGESKAFMSTRDTVIRAYMAGAILALAAAFAVTITVQTGNALVGAILFPVGFCLLYLLGFDLLTGVFTLVPLALLDKRRGVTVRSMLRNWGLVFVGNFAGAITVALMMAIIFTYGFSVDPNEVGQRLGEIGHSRTVGYAEHGAAGMLTLFIRGVLCNWMVSTGVVAAMMSTSVPGKVIGMWMPIMVFFYMGFEHSVVNMFLFPSGLMLGGDFSLMDYLLWNEIPTVVGNLVGGVAFVGLTLYATHARTGTERNRPIEPEQFTLPLEARA; translated from the coding sequence ATGTCCTATGTGAATCCAGCACAGTTCGTCACCAAGATGATCGACGCCGGCGAGAGCAAGGCGTTCATGTCGACCCGCGACACGGTGATCCGCGCCTACATGGCCGGTGCGATCCTCGCGCTGGCCGCGGCGTTCGCGGTGACCATCACCGTCCAGACCGGGAACGCGCTCGTCGGGGCCATCCTGTTCCCGGTCGGGTTCTGTCTGCTGTATCTGCTCGGATTCGATTTGCTCACCGGCGTTTTCACGCTGGTTCCGCTCGCGCTGCTCGACAAGCGCCGCGGGGTGACCGTACGGTCGATGCTGCGCAACTGGGGGCTGGTGTTCGTCGGCAACTTCGCCGGCGCGATCACCGTCGCGCTCATGATGGCGATCATCTTCACCTACGGGTTCTCGGTGGATCCCAACGAGGTCGGCCAGCGGCTGGGGGAGATCGGCCACAGCCGCACCGTCGGTTACGCCGAACACGGTGCCGCGGGCATGCTGACGCTGTTCATCCGCGGTGTGCTGTGCAACTGGATGGTCTCCACCGGTGTGGTGGCGGCGATGATGTCGACGTCGGTGCCGGGCAAGGTGATCGGCATGTGGATGCCGATCATGGTGTTCTTCTACATGGGATTCGAACACTCGGTGGTCAACATGTTCCTGTTCCCGTCCGGCCTGATGCTCGGCGGTGACTTCTCGCTGATGGACTACCTGCTGTGGAACGAGATCCCCACGGTCGTGGGCAACCTCGTCGGTGGCGTGGCGTTCGTCGGGCTGACGTTGTACGCCACGCACGCCCGCACCGGCACGGAGAGGAACCGGCCGATCGAACCCGAGCAGTTCACGCTGCCGCTGGAGGCGCGCGCATGA